In a genomic window of Physeter macrocephalus isolate SW-GA chromosome 14, ASM283717v5, whole genome shotgun sequence:
- the GFRA4 gene encoding GDNF family receptor alpha-4 isoform X1: MQRLLPTEEHVSTDAWVSISYGSGALGRRHLSDWGSASGRPLLCLLPGMASCLAPVLLLLLLLGSPSAVAPNRCVDAADACTADARCQQLRTAYVVQCLGRAAPGGCPRARCRRALRRFFARGPPELTHALLFCPCGGPACAERRRQTFVPSCAFSGPEPAPPSCLAPLDACEHSRVCRCWRRWSRGRGPSHSPPSGRSEQAPPPGLPGLLRASPQQPGQLPSRPGPQLPARLRWPRGVSAGTAVTPNYVDNASARVAPWCDCGASGNRREECEVFRGLFTRNRCLDRAIQAFDGGWPSVLHDQLDPHQDPEHSLLQVSSADASLEGISMFSVLPVLALQPLL; this comes from the exons ATGCAAAGGCTCCTCCCCACAGAAGAGCACGTCAGCACAGACGCTTGGGTTTCCATCTCATATGGCTCAGGGGCGCTGGGAAGGAGGCACCTGTCTGACTGGGGCTCTGCCTCTGGTCGTCCTCTCCTCTGTTTGCTGCCCGGCATGGCCAGCTGCTTGGCACCCGtgttgctgctgctactgcttcTAG GGTCACCGAGCGCTGTCGCACCAAACCGATGCGTGGACGCAGCCGACGCGTGCACCGCGGATGCGCGATGCCAGCAGTTGCGCACCGCGTACGTGGTGCAGTGCCTGGGTCGGGCCGCGCCGGGGGGCTGCCCCCGCGCCCGCTGCCGCCGCGCCCTGCGCCGCTTCTTCGCCCGCGGGCCGCCGGAGCTTACCCACGCGCTGCTCTTCTGCCCGTGCGGCGGCCCCGCATGCGCCGAGCGCCGGCGCCAGACCTTCGTGCCCTCCTGCGCCTTCTCGGGTCCTGAACCGGCCCCACCCTCCTGCCTCGCCCCCTTAGACGCCTGCGAGCACAGCCGGGTCTGCAGGTGCTGGAGGAGGTGGAGtagagggagggggc CCTCCCACTCACCGCCTTCCGGCCGCTCCGAGCAGGCCCCGCCTCCTGGCCTTCCAGGCCTCCTGCGCGCCTCCCCCCAGCAACCTGGACAGCTGCCTTCGAGACCAGGTCCCCAGCTGCCTGCGCGCCTACGCTGGCCTCG CGGGGTCTCGGCAGGCACTGCCGTCACCCCCAACTACGTGGACAACGCAAGCGCGCGCGTGGCGCCCTGGTGCGACTGCGGAGCCAGCGGAAACCGGCGCGAGGAGTGCGAAGTCTTCCGGGGGCTCTTCACAAGGAACCGCTGCTTGG ATAGAGCCATACAGGCCTTTGACGGTGGGTGGCCCTCAGTCCTACACGACCAGCTGGACCCCCACCAGGACCCTGAGCACAGCCTCCTACAG GTGTCCTCTGCAGATGCGTCCCTGGAGGGGATCTCCATGTTCTCCGTGCTCCCTGTTCTGGCGCTCCAGCCCCTGCTCTGA
- the GFRA4 gene encoding GDNF family receptor alpha-4 isoform X2, with protein sequence MQRLLPTEEHVSTDAWVSISYGSGALGRRHLSDWGSASGRPLLCLLPGMASCLAPVLLLLLLLGSPSAVAPNRCVDAADACTADARCQQLRTAYVVQCLGRAAPGGCPRARCRRALRRFFARGPPELTHALLFCPCGGPACAERRRQTFVPSCAFSGPEPAPPSCLAPLDACEHSRVCRPRLLAFQASCAPPPSNLDSCLRDQVPSCLRAYAGLVGTAVTPNYVDNASARVAPWCDCGASGNRREECEVFRGLFTRNRCLDRAIQAFDGGWPSVLHDQLDPHQDPEHSLLQVSSADASLEGISMFSVLPVLALQPLL encoded by the exons ATGCAAAGGCTCCTCCCCACAGAAGAGCACGTCAGCACAGACGCTTGGGTTTCCATCTCATATGGCTCAGGGGCGCTGGGAAGGAGGCACCTGTCTGACTGGGGCTCTGCCTCTGGTCGTCCTCTCCTCTGTTTGCTGCCCGGCATGGCCAGCTGCTTGGCACCCGtgttgctgctgctactgcttcTAG GGTCACCGAGCGCTGTCGCACCAAACCGATGCGTGGACGCAGCCGACGCGTGCACCGCGGATGCGCGATGCCAGCAGTTGCGCACCGCGTACGTGGTGCAGTGCCTGGGTCGGGCCGCGCCGGGGGGCTGCCCCCGCGCCCGCTGCCGCCGCGCCCTGCGCCGCTTCTTCGCCCGCGGGCCGCCGGAGCTTACCCACGCGCTGCTCTTCTGCCCGTGCGGCGGCCCCGCATGCGCCGAGCGCCGGCGCCAGACCTTCGTGCCCTCCTGCGCCTTCTCGGGTCCTGAACCGGCCCCACCCTCCTGCCTCGCCCCCTTAGACGCCTGCGAGCACAGCCGGGTCTGCAG GCCCCGCCTCCTGGCCTTCCAGGCCTCCTGCGCGCCTCCCCCCAGCAACCTGGACAGCTGCCTTCGAGACCAGGTCCCCAGCTGCCTGCGCGCCTACGCTGGCCTCGTGG GCACTGCCGTCACCCCCAACTACGTGGACAACGCAAGCGCGCGCGTGGCGCCCTGGTGCGACTGCGGAGCCAGCGGAAACCGGCGCGAGGAGTGCGAAGTCTTCCGGGGGCTCTTCACAAGGAACCGCTGCTTGG ATAGAGCCATACAGGCCTTTGACGGTGGGTGGCCCTCAGTCCTACACGACCAGCTGGACCCCCACCAGGACCCTGAGCACAGCCTCCTACAG GTGTCCTCTGCAGATGCGTCCCTGGAGGGGATCTCCATGTTCTCCGTGCTCCCTGTTCTGGCGCTCCAGCCCCTGCTCTGA